In a single window of the Manis pentadactyla isolate mManPen7 chromosome 14, mManPen7.hap1, whole genome shotgun sequence genome:
- the CRYBB3 gene encoding beta-crystallin B3 encodes MAEQHGAPDRAAAGKSHGGLGGSYKVIVYEMENFQGKRCELSADCPNLTESLLEKVGSIQVESGPWLAFDCRAFRGEQFVLEKGDYPRWDAWSNSHHSDSLLSLRPLHIDGPDHKLHLFENPAFSGRKMEIVDDDVPSLWAHGFQDRVASIQAINGTWVGYEFPGYRGRQYVFERGEYRHWNEWDANQPKLQSVRRIRDQKWHKRGCFLSS; translated from the exons ATGGCAGAGCAGCACGGGGCTCCAGATCGGGCTGCAGCCGGCAAGAGCCATGGAGGCCTTGGGGGCAGCTATAAG GTGATCGTGTACGAAATGGAGAACTTCCAGGGCAAGCGGTGCGAGCTCTCTGCCGACTGCCCCAACCTGACGGAGAGCCTGCTGGAGAAGGTGGGCTCCATCCAGGTGGAGTCCGGGCC GTGGCTGGCATTCGATTGCAGGGCCTTCCGTGGGGAGCAGTTTGTCCTGGAGAAAGGGGATTACCCTCGCTGGGATGCCTGGTCCAACAGCCACCACAGTGACAGCCTCTTGTCCCTCCGGCCTCTGCACATT GATGGTCCCGATCATAAGCTGCATCTGTTTGAGAACCCAGCTTTCAGTGGCCGCAAGATGGAGATAGTGGACGATGACGTGCCCAGCCTCTGGGCTCATGGCTTCCAGGACCGTGTGGCAAGCATCCAGGCCATCAACGGGAC GTGGGTTGGCTACGAGTTCCCTGGCTACCGTGGGCGCCAGTACGTATTTGAGCGGGGCGAGTATCGCCACTGGAATGAATGGGACGCCAACCAGCCGAAGCTGCAGTCCGTGCGCCGGATCCGCGACCAGAAGTGGCACAAGCGGGGCTGCTTCCTCAGCAGCTGA
- the CRYBB2 gene encoding beta-crystallin B2, protein MASDHQTQAGKPQPLNPKIIIFEQENFQGHSHELSGPCPNLKETGMEKAGSVLVQAGPWVGYEQANCKGEQFVFEKGEYPRWDSWTSSRRTDSLSSLRPIKVDSQEHKIVLYENPNFTGKKMEIIDDDVPSFHAHGYQEKVSSVRVQSGTWVGYQYPGYRGLQYLLEKGDYKDSGDFGAPHPQVQSVRRIRDMQWHQRGTFHPTN, encoded by the exons ATGGCCTCAGACCACCAGACCCAAGCGGGCAAGCCGCAGCCCCTAAACCCCAAG ATCATCATCTTTGAGCAGGAGAACTTCCAGGGCCACTCTCATGAACTCAGTGGGCCCTGCCCCAACCTGAAGGAGACTGGCATGGAGAAGGCAGGCTCCGTCCTGGTGCAGGCTGGACC CTGGGTGGGCTACGAACAAGCCAACTGCAAGGGCGAGCAGTTTGTGTTTGAGAAGGGGGAGTACCCCCGCTGGGACTCATGGACCAGCAGTCGGAGGACGGACTCCCTCAGCTCCCTGAGGCCCATCAAAGTG GACAGCCAAGAGCACAAGATTGTCCTCTATGAAAACCCCAACTTTACGGGGAAGAAGATGGAGATCATTGATGATGACGTGCCCAGTTTCCACGCCCATGGCTACCAGGAGAAGGTGTCGTCCGTGCGAGTGCAGAGTGGCAC GTGGGTCGGCTACCAGTACCCTGGCTACCGTGGGCTGCAGTACCTTCTGGAGAAGGGAGACTACAAGGACAGTGGGGATTTTGGGGCTCCCCATCCCCAGGTGCAGTCTGTGCGCCGCATCCGTGACATGCAGTGGCACCAGCGGGGCACCTTCCACCCCACCAACTAG